The following coding sequences lie in one Myxococcus xanthus genomic window:
- the gadC gene encoding putative glutamine/gamma-aminobutyrate antiporter GadC, producing the protein MESGTTRKPIAASAAPKLGVLTLAIMNVTAVVSLRGMPAEAEYGLTSIFYYTFAAVFFLIPVSLVAAELATGWPEKGGVFRWVGEAFGPRWGFLAIFLVWIESTIWFPTVLTFGAVALAFVGPNQTWDKALSSNKFYTILIVLGLYWAATFVSLRGLKTSSKISKWAGLIGTIIPAALLIVFGLTYLASGRPIQIQLGWDKVIPDFSQFGNLVLAASIFLFYAGMEMNAIHVVDAKNPSRTYPLAILIASVTTVVIFVLGTLAISVIIPKTQINLTQSLLVSYRDFFNAFGMAWLSPAIAVALFLGVLGSVTVWVSGPSAALGVVGRAGYLPPFLQRRNRHGAPSHILIVQGMVVTFLALMFVILPSVQAAYQILSQLTSTLYLLMYMLMFSAAIYLRYSEPHTQRAYRVPGGEVGMWVIGGAGLIGALVAFVLSFIPPSQIKVGSPMTYVLILIAGNILFVAIPLILYARRKASWRTAAGARDMAPFNWEKPGASGHPGAAPTQGDEEAWPPMTPHDRRQPDGRTDDTRHHPRGDH; encoded by the coding sequence ATGGAGTCGGGGACGACCAGAAAACCCATTGCCGCCAGTGCGGCGCCCAAGCTGGGCGTGCTCACGCTGGCCATCATGAACGTCACGGCCGTCGTCAGCCTTCGCGGCATGCCCGCGGAAGCCGAATACGGACTGACCTCCATCTTCTATTACACCTTCGCCGCGGTGTTCTTCCTCATCCCGGTGTCGCTGGTGGCGGCGGAGCTGGCCACGGGCTGGCCCGAGAAGGGCGGTGTGTTTCGCTGGGTCGGCGAGGCCTTTGGTCCCCGCTGGGGCTTCCTCGCCATCTTCCTGGTCTGGATCGAGTCGACCATCTGGTTCCCGACGGTGCTCACCTTCGGCGCGGTGGCGCTGGCGTTCGTCGGCCCCAACCAGACGTGGGACAAGGCACTCTCCAGCAACAAGTTCTACACGATTCTCATCGTGCTGGGCCTGTACTGGGCGGCGACCTTCGTCTCGCTGCGCGGGCTCAAGACGTCCTCGAAGATATCCAAGTGGGCGGGCCTCATCGGCACCATCATCCCCGCCGCGCTGCTCATCGTGTTCGGCCTCACGTACCTGGCCTCGGGACGACCGATCCAGATTCAGCTCGGCTGGGACAAGGTGATTCCCGACTTCAGCCAGTTCGGAAACCTGGTGCTCGCCGCGTCCATCTTCCTGTTCTACGCGGGCATGGAGATGAACGCCATCCACGTCGTGGATGCCAAGAACCCCTCGCGCACCTATCCGCTCGCCATCCTCATCGCGTCGGTGACGACGGTGGTGATCTTCGTGCTCGGCACGCTGGCCATCAGCGTCATCATCCCCAAGACGCAGATCAACCTGACGCAGAGCCTGCTCGTTTCGTACCGCGACTTCTTCAATGCGTTTGGGATGGCCTGGTTGTCACCGGCGATAGCAGTGGCCCTCTTCTTGGGCGTGCTGGGCAGTGTCACTGTGTGGGTCTCCGGCCCCTCGGCGGCGCTGGGAGTCGTGGGCCGGGCGGGCTATCTGCCGCCGTTCCTCCAGCGACGGAACAGACACGGCGCGCCCAGCCACATCCTCATCGTGCAGGGGATGGTGGTCACCTTCCTGGCGTTGATGTTCGTCATCCTGCCGTCGGTGCAGGCCGCGTATCAAATCCTCAGCCAGCTCACGTCGACGCTCTACCTCCTCATGTACATGCTGATGTTCTCGGCCGCCATCTACCTGCGCTACAGCGAGCCGCACACGCAGCGCGCCTACCGGGTCCCAGGTGGAGAAGTGGGCATGTGGGTCATCGGCGGAGCGGGCCTCATCGGAGCGCTCGTCGCGTTCGTGCTCAGCTTCATCCCGCCGTCGCAAATCAAGGTCGGCAGCCCGATGACGTACGTGCTCATCCTCATCGCCGGCAACATCCTCTTCGTGGCCATCCCCCTCATCCTCTATGCGCGGCGCAAGGCCAGCTGGCGCACGGCGGCGGGAGCGCGCGACATGGCCCCCTTCAACTGGGAGAAGCCCGGCGCCTCGGGCCACCCCGGCGCGGCTCCGACGCAAGGCGACGAGGAGGCCTGGCCTCCCATGACTCCACACGACAGGAGGCAACCCGATGGGCGCACCGACGACACCCGCCACCATCCGCGCGGCGACCACTGA
- the glsA gene encoding glutaminase A: MGAPTTPATIRAATTEAHQRFLDLKEGQNASYIPVLAHVQPDRFGLVVITADGQATEAGDTRSEFAIESISKVFTLARVLDEVGAEVLRQKVGDNPTGESFASVHALVVHDGKPLNPFVNAGAIATVSLIPADSAARRWEKIHETVCAFAGRKLEVMDEVYRSESATNQHNRALAWLLDSSHTLYSDPMEATDVYTRQCSVGLTTYDLAVMGATLAAGGINPLTRQRAVKAEHVPRILAEMTMSGLYDNTGTWQYEVGLPAKSGVGGGILAVVPGRLAIAAFSPPLDRFGNSVRSQRAIRHLSEVLDLNLFATTTGSSLPAR; this comes from the coding sequence ATGGGCGCACCGACGACACCCGCCACCATCCGCGCGGCGACCACTGAAGCGCATCAGCGATTCCTGGACCTGAAGGAAGGACAGAACGCCAGCTACATCCCGGTGCTCGCGCACGTCCAACCCGACCGCTTCGGGCTGGTCGTCATCACCGCGGACGGACAGGCGACGGAGGCCGGGGACACCCGCTCCGAGTTCGCCATCGAGTCCATCTCCAAGGTGTTCACCCTCGCGCGGGTGCTCGACGAGGTGGGCGCGGAAGTCCTCCGGCAGAAGGTAGGCGACAACCCCACCGGCGAGTCCTTCGCCTCCGTCCACGCGCTCGTGGTGCATGACGGCAAGCCGCTCAACCCCTTCGTCAACGCAGGGGCCATCGCCACCGTCAGCCTGATTCCCGCGGACTCGGCGGCGCGCCGCTGGGAGAAGATTCACGAGACCGTGTGTGCCTTCGCGGGCCGCAAGCTCGAGGTCATGGATGAGGTCTACCGCTCGGAGAGCGCGACCAATCAGCACAACCGCGCCCTCGCATGGCTGCTCGACAGCAGCCACACCCTCTACAGCGACCCCATGGAGGCGACGGACGTCTACACGCGCCAGTGCTCGGTCGGCTTGACGACCTATGACCTGGCGGTGATGGGGGCCACCCTCGCCGCGGGGGGCATCAACCCCCTCACCCGGCAACGCGCCGTCAAAGCGGAGCACGTGCCTCGGATTCTCGCCGAGATGACCATGAGTGGCCTCTACGACAACACGGGCACGTGGCAATACGAGGTCGGGTTGCCCGCCAAGAGCGGCGTGGGCGGCGGAATCCTCGCCGTCGTTCCGGGCAGGCTCGCCATCGCCGCGTTCAGCCCTCCACTGGACCGTTTCGGCAACAGCGTGAGGAGCCAGCGGGCCATCCGGCACCTCTCGGAGGTGCTCGACCTCAACCTCTTCGCGACCACCACCGGGTCCTCGCTACCGGCAAGGTGA
- a CDS encoding ferritin-like domain-containing protein, giving the protein MNSDQLRRLFARALSASLASPLLLTGCCSGGISLEGYSPPICDDGRLSVRGLSPATQTDFVEMRLLADLYTTPRQQTLVSSGTPCETATQPVACNADLEALSSEEGFRSRCEPDCYAYYLVTTRGDAVEAHTSQEALQAFLGDIDTSQEALLQVFAGGYDLNCTELEKGAVKANADGTFSVVATKGFACGEGSNLTQYLLDVTPSGEVQVKQTRILERGTKGCTVGRRPAGLRSDGSVACADELGQHFALIAHLEEASITAFLRLRDELALHGAAVELQQAALRSALDEVAHTEVCGRLARRHGAAPERAVVAPLPPRPLLEVALDNAVEGCVRETYGALLAHHQALHAEDDEVREAMVRIAEDETQHADLSWAIDRWAVERLPSAEQEAVRAARQRAVEALRAEVSAPTDAALLRALGLPEPEVAVAMVDLLSRELWN; this is encoded by the coding sequence TTGAACTCGGATCAACTGCGTCGGCTCTTCGCTCGAGCGCTGAGTGCATCACTGGCGTCCCCTCTGCTGCTCACCGGTTGTTGCAGTGGGGGTATTTCCCTGGAAGGCTACTCACCCCCCATCTGCGATGATGGAAGACTGTCGGTCCGAGGGCTGTCTCCCGCGACACAGACGGACTTCGTCGAGATGAGGCTCCTCGCCGACCTGTACACCACGCCCCGGCAGCAGACCCTCGTGTCCTCGGGGACGCCGTGCGAGACCGCCACGCAGCCGGTGGCGTGTAACGCGGACCTCGAGGCCCTCTCCTCCGAGGAGGGGTTTCGCTCCCGCTGCGAGCCGGACTGCTACGCGTACTACCTCGTGACGACGCGAGGGGATGCGGTGGAGGCACACACCTCTCAAGAGGCGCTCCAGGCCTTCCTGGGCGACATCGACACATCTCAGGAGGCGCTGCTCCAGGTCTTCGCGGGGGGCTACGACCTGAACTGCACCGAGTTGGAGAAAGGCGCGGTGAAGGCCAACGCGGACGGGACCTTCAGCGTCGTCGCCACGAAGGGGTTCGCGTGTGGAGAGGGCTCCAACCTGACGCAGTATCTGCTGGATGTGACACCCTCGGGCGAGGTGCAGGTGAAGCAGACCCGCATCCTGGAGCGGGGCACGAAGGGGTGCACCGTGGGGCGCAGGCCCGCGGGCCTCCGCTCGGATGGCTCGGTTGCATGCGCGGATGAGCTGGGTCAGCACTTCGCGCTCATCGCCCACCTGGAGGAGGCCTCCATCACGGCCTTCTTGAGGCTGCGGGACGAACTGGCACTTCATGGCGCGGCGGTCGAGCTTCAGCAGGCGGCGCTGCGCAGCGCACTCGATGAGGTGGCTCATACGGAGGTGTGTGGACGACTGGCGCGTCGTCATGGCGCGGCGCCTGAGCGCGCGGTGGTGGCGCCGCTCCCGCCCAGGCCGCTGCTCGAGGTGGCGCTGGACAACGCGGTGGAGGGCTGCGTGCGCGAGACGTACGGCGCGCTGCTGGCTCACCATCAGGCCCTGCACGCGGAGGACGACGAGGTGCGCGAGGCGATGGTCCGTATCGCCGAGGACGAGACCCAGCACGCGGACCTGTCCTGGGCCATCGACCGTTGGGCGGTAGAGCGACTGCCGTCCGCCGAGCAAGAGGCGGTGCGCGCGGCACGTCAGCGGGCGGTGGAGGCGCTGCGTGCCGAGGTTTCCGCGCCGACCGATGCGGCGCTCCTGCGGGCGCTGGGGCTGCCCGAACCGGAGGTCGCCGTTGCGATGGTGGACCTGCTCTCGCGGGAACTTTGGAATTGA
- a CDS encoding glutamate decarboxylase has protein sequence MATPSTRTISIHEQRPPAYQGTFMTIRGREEIRARINDDVYASPDLSIAMPKFRIPDEEHSADHAYAVVHDELLLDGNARQNLATFCQTWSEPQVHRLMDECLVKNMIDKDEYPQIAEIETRCVNMLADLWRSPVAHDTIGTSTTGSSEAAMLGGLALKWRWRKQRAAEGKPTDRPNLVCGPVQICWHKFARYFDVELRQVPLAPGRMTMTPQEVLKHCDENTIGVVPTLGITYNLLYEPVKEIADALDDLQRRTGLDIPIHVDAASGGFIAPFIHPDVVWDFRLDRVKSINASGHKFGLTPLGCGWVVWRDKSDLPEELIFRVDYLGGNMPTFALNFSRPGGQIAIQYYNFLRLGKTGYQRVQQACSDTANFIAKAVEQLGIFEIIYDGRGGVPGVCWRMKDGVSPRFTLYDLADRMRERGWLVPAYPMPADLEDMVVQRVLVRHGVSRDLATLLVHDLHASIDHFHRHPVSTPMSREEASGYHH, from the coding sequence ATGGCGACACCATCCACGAGAACCATCTCAATCCATGAACAAAGGCCACCTGCTTATCAAGGAACATTTATGACAATTCGAGGGAGAGAAGAAATCCGCGCCCGCATCAATGACGACGTGTACGCGTCGCCTGACCTCTCCATCGCGATGCCCAAGTTCCGCATCCCGGACGAGGAGCACAGCGCAGACCACGCCTACGCAGTGGTGCACGACGAGTTGCTGCTCGATGGCAACGCGCGGCAGAACCTGGCGACCTTCTGTCAGACGTGGTCCGAGCCTCAAGTGCACCGCCTGATGGATGAGTGCCTTGTCAAGAACATGATTGACAAGGATGAGTATCCGCAGATAGCGGAAATTGAAACGCGCTGCGTAAACATGCTCGCCGACCTCTGGCGCTCTCCTGTCGCGCACGACACAATCGGCACCTCCACCACGGGCTCCAGCGAGGCCGCCATGTTGGGAGGCCTTGCACTGAAGTGGCGCTGGCGCAAGCAGCGCGCTGCCGAAGGGAAGCCCACGGACAGGCCCAACCTCGTCTGCGGTCCAGTGCAAATCTGCTGGCACAAATTCGCGCGCTATTTCGACGTGGAACTAAGGCAGGTTCCGCTTGCTCCCGGGCGGATGACAATGACGCCGCAGGAGGTGCTCAAGCACTGCGACGAAAACACCATTGGCGTGGTTCCCACCCTGGGCATCACCTACAACCTGCTCTACGAACCGGTAAAGGAAATTGCCGACGCCTTGGATGACCTCCAGCGCCGAACGGGCCTGGACATCCCCATCCATGTAGACGCGGCGAGCGGAGGCTTCATCGCTCCGTTCATCCACCCAGACGTGGTGTGGGACTTCCGCCTGGATCGAGTAAAGTCCATCAACGCTTCCGGTCACAAGTTCGGGCTGACGCCCCTGGGCTGCGGCTGGGTCGTTTGGCGTGACAAGAGTGACCTGCCGGAAGAGCTGATATTCCGCGTGGACTACCTGGGCGGGAACATGCCGACGTTCGCATTGAACTTCTCACGGCCAGGCGGGCAGATTGCCATTCAGTATTACAACTTCCTGCGGCTGGGGAAAACAGGCTACCAGCGCGTCCAGCAGGCATGCTCGGACACCGCGAACTTCATTGCGAAGGCGGTCGAACAGCTGGGTATCTTCGAGATCATCTACGACGGCCGGGGGGGAGTACCGGGAGTGTGCTGGAGGATGAAAGACGGCGTGAGCCCACGCTTCACGCTCTACGACCTCGCAGACCGGATGCGTGAGCGCGGCTGGCTGGTACCCGCCTATCCCATGCCCGCGGATTTGGAAGACATGGTGGTGCAGCGGGTATTGGTCCGTCATGGCGTGAGCCGGGACCTGGCCACGCTGCTGGTACACGACCTTCACGCCAGCATCGATCATTTCCACCGCCACCCAGTGAGTACGCCAATGTCGAGGGAGGAAGCCTCCGGTTACCACCACTGA
- a CDS encoding LysM peptidoglycan-binding domain-containing protein: MSNYRIRPNDTLSGLAARFGTTVEKLARDNNIANPDLIYAGNTLRIGHSGRDSFDAGGGRQGVRGGGPSGDVSGGADVGGPTGAGPSNASAAMRRLADAARSAAMGMGGYNSQGLCATGVSRAIRNALGIGVSGNGNQIDNNLPRDKFKQVNMSLEEALKIPGLVLTWESTSTRLGSIYGHTAVTLGDGHSSASDFIERNTTNSGRTGFKVFMPIA, encoded by the coding sequence ATGTCCAACTACCGCATCCGTCCCAACGATACCCTCTCCGGCCTGGCGGCCCGTTTCGGCACCACGGTGGAGAAGCTGGCCCGTGACAACAACATCGCGAACCCCGACCTCATCTACGCGGGGAACACGCTGCGCATCGGGCACTCCGGTCGCGACAGCTTCGACGCCGGTGGCGGCCGTCAGGGCGTTCGCGGTGGAGGCCCCTCGGGTGACGTAAGCGGTGGAGCGGACGTGGGCGGACCGACGGGCGCGGGGCCCAGCAACGCGTCTGCCGCGATGCGGCGGCTGGCGGATGCAGCCCGCTCGGCGGCCATGGGCATGGGCGGCTACAACAGCCAGGGCCTGTGCGCCACGGGCGTCAGCCGGGCCATCCGCAACGCCCTGGGCATTGGCGTGTCGGGCAACGGCAACCAGATTGACAACAACCTGCCGCGCGACAAGTTCAAGCAGGTCAACATGTCGCTGGAGGAGGCGCTGAAGATTCCGGGCCTCGTCCTCACCTGGGAGAGCACCTCCACGCGCCTGGGCAGCATCTACGGCCACACGGCCGTCACCCTGGGTGATGGTCATTCGTCCGCGAGCGACTTCATCGAGCGCAACACGACCAACAGCGGGCGCACGGGCTTCAAGGTCTTCATGCCCATCGCATAG
- a CDS encoding DUF1444 family protein: protein MGFLKKLFGLEKSDEQESVSPREYLLREVESALGADSTVSEVARLPEEYGLRFKKNGEEIQMFLDNLFAETRELSPEHRAETIRRFLGAFQGGGASQVTWEEAQEKLLPVVRSATFGTVLPAGVDGSAKHMVERRTIPFLRELLVLDLPDASMYVQQDHLKEWGVTEEEAFTSAFANLDLIHEVGVELQDEKPSPLWSVDSNDTYEASRLLHPGFLASFSGRVKGRPVAAIPTRAALVITGDGDPDQLSRLCEFAEREFEASPRGITPALYTVDDAGRVVPYHRRGDDELAQRVRRAHVRFAMGEYATQKEQLEAWNEANDVDVFVASFGALVRKTDDRPITWCSWGKEVDSLLPETDVVALQVGEKDFLMVPFREVKRLATSCLAPVPKMWPPRHRTAGWPADSVIEQLRAAQVDFNSFTDP, encoded by the coding sequence ATGGGTTTCTTGAAGAAGCTATTCGGTCTGGAGAAGTCGGACGAACAGGAGTCGGTGAGTCCTCGGGAGTACCTGCTGCGCGAGGTGGAGTCAGCGCTCGGAGCCGACTCCACCGTGAGCGAAGTGGCGCGGCTGCCAGAGGAGTACGGGCTGCGCTTCAAGAAGAACGGAGAGGAGATCCAGATGTTCCTGGACAACCTCTTCGCGGAGACGCGTGAGCTGTCTCCCGAGCATCGCGCCGAGACCATCCGTCGCTTCCTGGGTGCATTCCAGGGAGGCGGCGCGAGCCAGGTCACGTGGGAGGAGGCGCAGGAGAAGCTGTTGCCCGTGGTGCGCTCGGCGACATTCGGCACCGTGCTGCCCGCGGGAGTGGACGGCTCCGCGAAACACATGGTGGAGCGCCGCACCATCCCCTTCCTGCGCGAGCTGCTGGTGTTGGACCTGCCCGACGCGTCCATGTACGTGCAGCAGGACCACCTGAAGGAATGGGGCGTCACCGAGGAGGAGGCCTTCACCTCGGCCTTCGCCAACCTGGACCTCATCCACGAGGTGGGCGTGGAGCTCCAGGACGAGAAGCCCAGCCCGCTGTGGTCCGTGGACTCCAACGACACGTATGAGGCCTCGCGCCTCTTGCACCCGGGCTTCCTCGCGTCCTTCTCCGGCCGCGTGAAGGGGCGTCCCGTTGCCGCCATTCCCACGCGCGCGGCGCTCGTCATCACCGGTGACGGGGACCCGGACCAGTTGAGTCGTCTGTGCGAGTTCGCCGAGCGGGAGTTCGAGGCGAGCCCTCGCGGCATCACTCCGGCCCTCTACACAGTGGACGACGCGGGCCGCGTGGTGCCCTACCACCGCCGGGGCGACGACGAGCTCGCGCAGCGCGTGCGCCGCGCCCACGTGCGCTTCGCCATGGGTGAGTACGCCACGCAGAAGGAGCAGCTCGAGGCCTGGAACGAGGCGAACGACGTGGACGTGTTCGTCGCCAGCTTCGGCGCTTTAGTGCGCAAGACGGACGACCGGCCCATCACCTGGTGCAGCTGGGGCAAGGAGGTGGACTCGCTGCTCCCGGAGACCGACGTGGTGGCCCTCCAGGTGGGCGAGAAGGACTTCTTGATGGTTCCCTTCCGCGAGGTGAAGCGGCTCGCCACGTCCTGCCTCGCGCCCGTGCCGAAGATGTGGCCCCCGCGCCACCGCACCGCCGGGTGGCCCGCGGACTCGGTCATCGAGCAGCTGCGCGCGGCCCAGGTGGACTTCAACAGCTTCACGGACCCCTGA
- a CDS encoding endonuclease V, whose translation MTMLACVDVDYREDLTVAACVLFREWVDASEATHHVDGGPRAAEYEPGQFFRRELPHLLRVRALVTEPLEAIVVDGYVWLGQDKPGLGAHLHEALGRVVNAP comes from the coding sequence ATGACGATGCTCGCCTGCGTGGATGTGGACTACCGCGAAGACCTCACTGTGGCCGCGTGTGTCCTGTTTCGCGAGTGGGTGGATGCCTCGGAGGCCACGCACCATGTGGACGGTGGCCCGCGCGCGGCCGAGTACGAGCCCGGCCAGTTCTTCCGCCGCGAGCTGCCCCATCTGCTGCGCGTCCGCGCCCTCGTGACGGAGCCGTTGGAGGCCATCGTCGTCGACGGCTACGTCTGGCTCGGCCAGGACAAGCCGGGCCTCGGCGCCCACTTGCACGAGGCGCTGGGCCGCGTCGTGAACGCCCCCTGA
- a CDS encoding APC family permease — translation MAEQPTKGPPARRATMSIWAVSALGIGSMVGAGIFALLGQAALLVGPKTWLSFALAGVVTLLSGYSYAKLGSRYPSSGGITLFFEEGFGRGLVSGTLSLIYLITLAISIAMVAKTFGAYATRLFLPSGGHLWFSIFGSVIVILLSVLNAVGSGAVGKAEVALVSIKLIILGGLLAVGIDSMAQSGTQHLNTHHNLGLTGLISSVGLCFFAYSGFGMMANAASDVANPKKTIPQAIFLAIGVVTVLYVGLSVTVLSLVSPAELARNADTAVAQAARPVLGSAGFTIVALGALLATASAINATLFAALNVSTAQARAGQLPQAFSTPLKGKSTKGFMWGVVAILVMVNTMSLGAIANVASATFLISYMAVHVACWKLARQTGASRAVIGVGAALMGVVLITFLASSAKTQPLSLVLTVVAVAGSALVQWLIQSHHHGLPHSRAR, via the coding sequence ATGGCGGAACAACCAACGAAGGGCCCGCCCGCGCGGCGGGCGACGATGAGCATCTGGGCGGTCAGCGCGCTCGGCATCGGCTCCATGGTGGGAGCCGGCATCTTCGCGCTGCTGGGACAGGCCGCGCTGCTCGTCGGCCCAAAGACCTGGCTCTCGTTCGCGCTCGCGGGAGTCGTCACCCTCTTGTCTGGCTACTCCTACGCCAAGCTCGGCTCGCGCTACCCCAGCTCCGGCGGCATCACCCTCTTCTTCGAGGAAGGCTTCGGGCGAGGGCTCGTCTCAGGGACCCTCTCGCTCATCTACCTCATCACCCTGGCCATCAGCATCGCCATGGTGGCCAAGACGTTCGGAGCCTACGCCACCCGACTCTTCCTCCCGAGCGGAGGACACCTCTGGTTCAGCATCTTCGGCTCGGTCATCGTCATCCTGCTCTCGGTCCTGAATGCCGTCGGCTCTGGCGCGGTGGGCAAGGCGGAGGTCGCCCTCGTGTCCATCAAGCTCATCATCCTGGGCGGCCTGCTCGCCGTGGGCATCGACTCCATGGCCCAGAGCGGAACGCAGCACCTGAACACGCACCACAACCTGGGGCTCACCGGCCTCATCTCGAGCGTGGGGCTGTGCTTCTTCGCCTACTCGGGCTTCGGCATGATGGCCAACGCCGCGTCGGATGTGGCCAATCCCAAGAAGACCATTCCCCAGGCCATCTTCCTGGCCATCGGCGTGGTGACGGTGCTGTACGTGGGGCTCTCCGTGACAGTCCTGTCCCTGGTATCACCCGCGGAGCTCGCCCGTAACGCGGACACCGCCGTGGCCCAGGCGGCCCGGCCCGTGCTCGGCTCCGCGGGGTTCACCATCGTCGCGCTCGGGGCCTTGCTCGCCACCGCGTCGGCCATCAACGCCACGCTCTTCGCCGCCCTCAACGTGTCGACCGCACAGGCTCGCGCCGGCCAACTCCCCCAAGCCTTCAGCACGCCCCTCAAGGGCAAGAGCACGAAGGGTTTCATGTGGGGCGTGGTCGCCATCCTGGTGATGGTCAACACCATGAGCCTGGGCGCCATCGCCAATGTCGCCAGCGCGACCTTCCTCATCAGCTACATGGCGGTCCACGTCGCGTGCTGGAAGCTCGCGCGCCAGACGGGAGCCTCGCGCGCCGTCATTGGCGTGGGCGCGGCACTGATGGGTGTCGTCCTCATCACCTTCCTCGCCAGCTCCGCGAAAACCCAGCCGCTCTCGCTCGTCCTCACCGTGGTCGCCGTCGCGGGCAGCGCGCTCGTCCAGTGGCTCATCCAATCGCATCACCACGGCCTGCCGCACTCCCGCGCGCGCTGA
- a CDS encoding GrpB family protein yields MPRPEDIMRHYDADPDEDPWVKGKPAPEKVAVVPYDAGWPTRYAELAVAIQGVMGASAMQVEHVGSTAVPGLPAKPIIDIDLIVADPTREDDYVPALESLGYDLIIREPSWHQHRCLRLAAPRVNLHVFGPDCPEVIRHVMFRDWLREHDDDRQRYAAVKYTSAEGMDDVVEYNRRKEPVIRDLYARIFRAAGWIR; encoded by the coding sequence ATGCCACGCCCCGAAGACATCATGCGGCATTACGATGCCGACCCAGACGAGGACCCCTGGGTCAAAGGAAAGCCCGCTCCTGAGAAAGTTGCAGTCGTTCCCTATGATGCCGGATGGCCGACGCGCTACGCGGAGCTTGCCGTGGCCATCCAGGGTGTGATGGGCGCATCGGCCATGCAGGTCGAGCACGTCGGCTCGACCGCCGTGCCGGGCCTTCCCGCCAAGCCCATCATCGACATCGACCTCATCGTCGCCGACCCCACGCGCGAGGACGACTATGTGCCTGCCCTCGAGAGCCTGGGCTACGACCTCATCATCCGCGAGCCGTCCTGGCATCAGCACCGCTGCCTGCGGCTCGCCGCGCCACGCGTGAACCTGCATGTGTTCGGCCCGGACTGCCCCGAGGTGATTCGCCACGTCATGTTCCGCGACTGGCTGCGCGAGCACGACGACGACCGGCAGCGCTACGCGGCGGTCAAGTACACATCCGCCGAAGGCATGGACGATGTGGTGGAATACAACCGCCGAAAGGAGCCGGTGATCCGCGACCTCTACGCGCGGATCTTTCGCGCGGCGGGCTGGATTCGCTGA
- a CDS encoding trimeric intracellular cation channel family protein: MDIDLSDLSRPEVQEHVLSLGTLVVDLLGVFAGSVLGALLAERRKLDLMGFLVLGLVSGIGGGILRDTLLQAGPPLVLVRPSYLVAAFGGAFTAFIFELRHGPTVKLLMSLDALTLGSFAVAGTQRTLEVGLSPGTALLMGIITSVGGGMIRDVLIQRTPTLMRPEPGYYALAALAASAVCLALSLSGHKRIALLAGIVVGALVRLFSVRHGWRLPVKKARRPQPPMKGDGFDGMEEEPR; this comes from the coding sequence ATGGACATCGACCTGTCGGACCTGTCGAGACCGGAGGTCCAGGAGCATGTCCTCTCACTGGGGACCCTCGTCGTGGACCTGCTGGGCGTGTTCGCGGGTTCGGTGCTCGGCGCATTGCTGGCCGAGCGTCGGAAGCTGGACCTCATGGGCTTCCTGGTGCTCGGGCTGGTGTCCGGTATCGGCGGAGGCATCCTCCGGGACACGCTCCTCCAGGCGGGGCCGCCGCTGGTCCTGGTGCGGCCGTCCTATCTGGTGGCGGCGTTCGGCGGCGCCTTCACGGCGTTCATCTTCGAGCTGCGGCACGGGCCGACGGTGAAGCTGCTCATGTCACTGGACGCGCTGACGCTGGGTTCGTTCGCGGTGGCGGGGACGCAGCGGACACTGGAGGTGGGGCTGTCGCCCGGGACGGCCCTCCTCATGGGCATCATCACCTCCGTGGGCGGCGGGATGATTCGCGACGTGCTCATCCAGCGCACGCCCACCCTGATGCGACCGGAGCCCGGCTACTACGCGCTGGCGGCGCTCGCGGCGAGCGCGGTGTGCCTCGCGCTCTCCTTGTCGGGACACAAGCGCATCGCCTTGCTCGCCGGCATCGTCGTGGGGGCGCTCGTCCGCCTGTTCTCCGTGCGCCACGGCTGGCGGTTGCCCGTGAAGAAGGCGCGGCGGCCCCAACCTCCGATGAAGGGCGACGGCTTCGACGGGATGGAGGAGGAGCCGAGGTGA